The nucleotide window CGTCGTTCCCCTGTAGTTCACCTTGACGTTGTCGCCGGCAACGGGCCCGGTGCCCTTGCCTTCGGTGATCGTCTCGATGAGCTCGCCCGCGGGGAGCTTCTTCACGCTCTCTTTCGCGGCGATCTTGTCGAGGAACTCCTTCGACTTCTTCTTCTCGGCGGCGGCGGTCACGGACTTGTTCGCCGCGAAGCGCTCCGTCGCGATCGCTTGCACCTTGGGCAAATACGTCTGGAGATCCACCTTCGGTGCGGTTCCCAAGGCCCCGTCCGCAAGGCCGGCCTGGATCATCGCCACCTCGGAGGGTTTGCACCCGAAGTTCTGGAGCTGCCCGCGCTGGGCCAGGAAGAGGCCGAGCGCGTAGAACGTCTTCTCCTCTTCGGACTTGGGATCGCCGGGGGCGCTGCTCGCGCCCGCAGGCTTCGGCGCGGGGGCGGGATCCGCGGCGGCGACCCATCCGGCGGCGAGCCCCGCGAGGACGAACGGCACGACGAGGCGTCTCATGCTGTCTCCTTGAAGTCGTGACACGAGCTAGTTGATGGCGTAGGGCTCGTGCAGGGAAAACGGTGCGATCGTGATGTCGAAGTGATCGCCTCCGGGTGTGACCATCTGGTAGCTGCCCTGCATGACCCCGAACGGCGTTTGCAGCGGACATGCGGAGGTGTACTCGAACGATTGCCCCGGGTTCAAGATCGGCTGCTGGCCGACGACGCCCGGACCGCGAACCTCTTCGACCTTCCCGTCGCCGTCGGTGATGATCCAGTGGCGGCTCAGGAGCTGGATCGTCTTGTCGCTCTCGTTCGCGATCTTGATCGTGTAGGCGAAGAACCACTCGCCGTCGCCCGGGTTCGAGCGCTCCGGGATGAAACGCGCGCGCACCGCGACACGGACGCCGCTCGTGATCGCCTCGGAAGTCGATTCGGACCCGTTGCTCATGTAGGCCGATTGTAGCCGGATTCCCGTGGGAAGTCTCAGAAGTGGTAGGCGGGGTTCTTCGGATCGAAATCGGCCGGAGTGAGCCCGACGTTCACCGCGAGATCGCGATGCTCGTAGTGCTCGTAGAGTTGGCCCTCCTGGTCGTAGAGGTCGGCCTGGAGCGGCAGGTGGAGCGCGTCGTCGACCCACAGGACGAGCCGGCCCGCGTAGAACTCTGGGACGATGACGGCGTCTCCCGGGTTCGGATGATCGGCCTGGCGCCACTGGCGCGCGCGGTTCGCGTGGAGGATGACGTACATGTCCTGACCCGTCGCGCGCGCGACGTCCCAGAGCGTCTCACCCTTCTTGAGCGTCGGGCTCGTGCCGGTTGGCGGCGTCGTCAGCTCGAGCTTCGTAGCCGGGCGTCCCCATAGCGTTTCGTGCGCGACCACCGCCCCGGTGCCGACGTTCTTCGCTTGCGCGCGGTGCGCGTTGTCGAGGACGAGGTCGACGAAGCGGACGAGGCTGACCTCCGGCACCGCGTGGTGCGCGTGCGCCATCGCGAGGGTCCCGTACGGGTCGAGGTTGAGGTTGATCGCCGGGAACGATCCGCGGTGGACCTTGATCCGGTTCTTGTTCCAGCCGGTGGCGTAGAGGACCTCCTGGCCTTCGCGCGGCCCTTCGAGCTCGCGCAGGTAAATCCGCTGCGGCCGCTGCCACTTCACGAGGAGCGTCTCTTCGGGGTCCAGCTCGGTCCCGCGCAGCTCGCGCTTGACGAGCATCATTGTGTAGTCGTTCACGTGCGCCGCGGCGGTGCCCATCGACGCGAGCACTTCGAGCGCTTCGGGCTGCCAGCGGATCTCGGGAGCTTGCGCGGCGAGCGCGGCGGCGAGGAGGAGCGCCGTCATCGAGCGGCTCCCAGGACGCGCTCGACGTAGGCGACGACGTGGTCGGCCACGATCTTCTCGCCGGCGTCGTTGGGGTGGATTCCGTCGCCTTGGTTGAGGTCGGCGTGCCCGCCGACCCCGTCGAGGAGGAACGGCATCAGCTCCACGTGCTGGTCCTTGGCGACGCGTACGTAGAGGGCGGCGAACGCATCGGCGTACTCCGGTCCGTAGTTCGTCGGAATCCTCATGCCGAGGAGGAGGACGCGCGCGCCGGCCGCCTTGCCCCGGCGGACGATCTCACGGATGTTCGCTTCGATCCGCTCGACCGGCTGTCCGCGGAACGCGTCGTTCGCGCCGAGCTCGACGACCAGGACGTCGGGCCGCTGCTTGAGGAGCCAATCGAGGCGCTCGAGGGCGCCGGTCGTCGTGTCGCCGCTGACGCCCGCGTTGACGGCGCGAATCGGCTTGCCGCGCGCCCGGAGCGCCTCCGCGACCAGGGTCGGGAAGGCGTGATCGCCGGGGAGCCCGTACCCCGCCGTCAGGCTGTCGCCGAGGAAGATCACGAGCGGGGCATCGGTCGCGGTGGTGGCGGCATGGGCTACGCTGAAGGAGATGAGCGCCAGCGCGACGCCGAGGATCGAGCTCAAAGGACTGACGCGGCGCCTGCCCTCGGGCGGACGCGTGCTCACCGTCGTCGACCGCATCGATCTCACGATCGGCGCGGGAGAGTTCGTGGCGATCCTAGGTCCGTCGGGGAGCGGGAAGTCCACGCTGCTCGGGCTCATCGCGGGGCTCGACCGGCCCTCGGAGGGGCAGGTTCTGCTCGATGGGACGCCGATCCAGGGCCTGAGCGAGGATGCGCTCGCGATCCTGAGGCGCCGCGCGATCGGCTTCGTGTTCCAGTCGTTTCTATTGCTCGGCAATCTCACGGCCCTCGAAAACGTCCTGCTCCCGCTCGAGCTGGCGGAGATCCCGGGGGCGAAGGATCGGGCCGCGTCGCTCCTGGCCGCCGTCGGTCTCGCCGCGCGCGGCCATCACTACCCGTCGCAGCTCTCCGGCGGAGAGCAGCAGCGCGTCGCTCTGGCACGTGCGTTCGGCCCGCGACCTCGCATCCTACTGGCCGACGAACCGACGGGCAACCTCGATCGCGAGACCGGCCGCGCCGTCCTCGAGACGATGGAGAGCCTCAGGAGCGAGGGCGGCACGACGCTCGTCCTCGTCACCCACGACGTCGAGGTCGCGTCGCGCGCCGACCGCCGCATCCACCTCTCGGACGGTCGCATCGATCGCGACGAGAGGCGCACCGCGGAGACGGCGGTTTGAAGCTCTCGCTGGCATTCCGCCTCATGGCGCGCGAGGCGCGGGGCTCGGCGATCCGGGTGACGTTCTTCATCGCGTGCCTCTCGGTCGGCGTCGCCGCGATCGTCGCCGTCTCGGGGATGTCGTCGGGGATCGACCGCGCGATCCGCGCGGAGGCCAAGCCTCTCCTCGCGGCGGACATCGCCGTGTCGTCGGAGTCGCCGCTCCCCGCGCCGGTGCTCGAGAGCGTGGCGGCGCTCGCGCAGGGACGGACGGACGTCACCGTCTCCGGATTGCGCGAGCTGGCGACGGTCGTCTCGGTTCCGGGAGAAGGCGGCGGACCGGGACCGTCGGCGCTCGTCCTCCTCAAAGCGTTCGAGGCCGGCTACCCGCTCTACGGCGATCTCGTCGTGGATCCGCCGCGGCCCGCGGGCGCGTCGCTCGATGCCGACGGCACGCTCGTCGCGCCCGAGCTTGCGTCGAAGCTCCACCTCTCCGTCGGCAGCGTTCTTCGCATCGGCGGACAGCCGTTCACCGTCCGCGGTGTGATCGTGAAGGAGCCCGACAAGGTCAACGTGTCGTTCTCGCTCGGACCGCGGGTCATGGTCTCCCTCGACGGCCTGGGGCGAACGTCGCTCGAGGGGTTCGGCAGCCGCGTCGACCGGCGGATCCTCCTCCGGCTCCCCGAGCGCGACGTCGAGAAGGAAGCGGAGCGCCTCCGCGCCGCGGTGCCTGCGGCGAGCGGCGTACGCGTCCAGACGTACACCGACGCGCAGCCCGCGCTCCGCGACGGCATCCGGCGGGTCGCACGGTTCCTCGGTCTCGTGGCGCTCGTGTCGCTCGTCCTCGGGGGGATCGGCGTCGCGCAGACGGTGCGAGCGTGGCTCGCGACGAGGCTCGACGCCATCGCGATCTTGCGCTGCCTCGGGATTCGTCCTCGGGAGATCGTCGTGCTCTACGCCGGCGAGACGCTCATCCTCGGGCTCGCGGGCAGTATCGCCGGGGTTGCGCTCGGAACGGCCCTCCTCGCGGCGGCGCCACGATTCCTCGCCGGGCTACTTCCCGCCCTCAGCGTGTCGATGTGGCAGCCGGCCGCCGCCGCCCGCGGGATCGTCCTCGGGACCGGCGTCGCGGCGCTCTTCAGCGCGCCGGCGCTCTCCTCCGCGCGGCGCGTGCCGCCGCTTCGCGTTCTCAGGCGCGATGCGGATCCGCTGGTCCCCGGCGCCGTGGCGCGCCTCGGCGTCGGCGTCGCAATTGCCGGCGGCGTCTTCGCCACGGCCTACGCGCAAGCGCAATCGCTCAAGATGGCCACGGTCTTCGTCGTCGGGATGGCCGCGGCGGCCGCCGTCCTCGCCGGTGCTTCGCGCCTTCTCTCGGCGGCGGTCGTTCGCGCGTCGAAGGCGCGCGTGCGCGTCGTGGTCCGTCACGGCCTCGCCTCCCTCGGGAGGCCCGGCGCCGGCACGCTCCCGGCGCTCACCGCGCTCGGCCTCGGCGTGCTCGTCGTCGTCGCGATCGCTCTCGTTCAGCGGGGGCTCGCCGAGCGTCTTCGGGCGGATCTGCCGAAGGACGCGCCGAACGTCTTCCTCGTCGACCTGAAGGGCGCCCAGTGGCCGCAGGTGCGATCGATCCTGGAGGCGCACGGCGCCACCAGCGTGAACAGCGTGCCGATCATCGGCGCACGCTTGAGCTCGGTCGACGGCATTCCCGCCGCCGATCTCGCCAAGCGCGCGAAGGACGACGGGCGGAGGCGCTGGATCTTCACGCGCGAGCAGAACCTCACGTCGCTCCAGGCGCTGCCGAAGGACAACGTCGTGGTCGCGGGCAAGCTCTGGAGCGACCCGCGTCCCGAGATCTCGATCGAGCGAGATTTCGCGCGGGACATGGGGGCGAAGCTCGGCTCGAAGGTCGTCTTCGACGTCCAGGGCGTGCCGGTGGAGCTCGTCGTGACGAGCCTGCGCACCGTCGAGTGGAAGAGCTTCGGCATCAACTTCTTCCTCGTCGTCGAGCCCGGCGTCCTCGACGACGCGCCGCAGCTCAGGGTCGCGGCGGCGCGATTGCCCGCGGACGCCGAGCAGGCGGTGCAGGACGCGCTCGCGGCGGCGACGCCGAACGTCACGATGCTACGCGTGCGCGAGATCGTGGAGAAGGTCGCGGCCGTCCTCGAGCGGCTCGGCCTCGGGATCCGCCTCCTCGGCGGGTTCGCGGTCGCGGCGGGCGTCGCAATCCTGGCCGGCGCGATCGGCGCGAACGCGCACCTCCGCGGACGCGAGGTCGCGGTGCTGAAGACGCTCGGG belongs to Candidatus Polarisedimenticolaceae bacterium and includes:
- a CDS encoding FKBP-type peptidyl-prolyl cis-trans isomerase; its protein translation is MRRLVVPFVLAGLAAGWVAAADPAPAPKPAGASSAPGDPKSEEEKTFYALGLFLAQRGQLQNFGCKPSEVAMIQAGLADGALGTAPKVDLQTYLPKVQAIATERFAANKSVTAAAEKKKSKEFLDKIAAKESVKKLPAGELIETITEGKGTGPVAGDNVKVNYRGTTIDGKEFDSSEKHGGPSTFRIDPSNLVKCWCDALEYMKPGGKVKLYCPSDLAYGDDGHGPDIPPGAALVFDLELLEIVK
- the apaG gene encoding Co2+/Mg2+ efflux protein ApaG, coding for MSNGSESTSEAITSGVRVAVRARFIPERSNPGDGEWFFAYTIKIANESDKTIQLLSRHWIITDGDGKVEEVRGPGVVGQQPILNPGQSFEYTSACPLQTPFGVMQGSYQMVTPGGDHFDITIAPFSLHEPYAIN
- a CDS encoding DUF1571 domain-containing protein gives rise to the protein MTALLLAAALAAQAPEIRWQPEALEVLASMGTAAAHVNDYTMMLVKRELRGTELDPEETLLVKWQRPQRIYLRELEGPREGQEVLYATGWNKNRIKVHRGSFPAINLNLDPYGTLAMAHAHHAVPEVSLVRFVDLVLDNAHRAQAKNVGTGAVVAHETLWGRPATKLELTTPPTGTSPTLKKGETLWDVARATGQDMYVILHANRARQWRQADHPNPGDAVIVPEFYAGRLVLWVDDALHLPLQADLYDQEGQLYEHYEHRDLAVNVGLTPADFDPKNPAYHF
- a CDS encoding arylesterase — encoded protein: MSSILGVALALISFSVAHAATTATDAPLVIFLGDSLTAGYGLPGDHAFPTLVAEALRARGKPIRAVNAGVSGDTTTGALERLDWLLKQRPDVLVVELGANDAFRGQPVERIEANIREIVRRGKAAGARVLLLGMRIPTNYGPEYADAFAALYVRVAKDQHVELMPFLLDGVGGHADLNQGDGIHPNDAGEKIVADHVVAYVERVLGAAR
- a CDS encoding ABC transporter ATP-binding protein, which gives rise to MSASATPRIELKGLTRRLPSGGRVLTVVDRIDLTIGAGEFVAILGPSGSGKSTLLGLIAGLDRPSEGQVLLDGTPIQGLSEDALAILRRRAIGFVFQSFLLLGNLTALENVLLPLELAEIPGAKDRAASLLAAVGLAARGHHYPSQLSGGEQQRVALARAFGPRPRILLADEPTGNLDRETGRAVLETMESLRSEGGTTLVLVTHDVEVASRADRRIHLSDGRIDRDERRTAETAV
- a CDS encoding FtsX-like permease family protein codes for the protein MKLSLAFRLMAREARGSAIRVTFFIACLSVGVAAIVAVSGMSSGIDRAIRAEAKPLLAADIAVSSESPLPAPVLESVAALAQGRTDVTVSGLRELATVVSVPGEGGGPGPSALVLLKAFEAGYPLYGDLVVDPPRPAGASLDADGTLVAPELASKLHLSVGSVLRIGGQPFTVRGVIVKEPDKVNVSFSLGPRVMVSLDGLGRTSLEGFGSRVDRRILLRLPERDVEKEAERLRAAVPAASGVRVQTYTDAQPALRDGIRRVARFLGLVALVSLVLGGIGVAQTVRAWLATRLDAIAILRCLGIRPREIVVLYAGETLILGLAGSIAGVALGTALLAAAPRFLAGLLPALSVSMWQPAAAARGIVLGTGVAALFSAPALSSARRVPPLRVLRRDADPLVPGAVARLGVGVAIAGGVFATAYAQAQSLKMATVFVVGMAAAAAVLAGASRLLSAAVVRASKARVRVVVRHGLASLGRPGAGTLPALTALGLGVLVVVAIALVQRGLAERLRADLPKDAPNVFLVDLKGAQWPQVRSILEAHGATSVNSVPIIGARLSSVDGIPAADLAKRAKDDGRRRWIFTREQNLTSLQALPKDNVVVAGKLWSDPRPEISIERDFARDMGAKLGSKVVFDVQGVPVELVVTSLRTVEWKSFGINFFLVVEPGVLDDAPQLRVAAARLPADAEQAVQDALAAATPNVTMLRVREIVEKVAAVLERLGLGIRLLGGFAVAAGVAILAGAIGANAHLRGREVAVLKTLGATRKGVVGIFAIEFALIGLVAGIVGTAAGTVLAWAVLTRVMELEWAWHPVVLAVAPPATALLAIGAGIAASAGALRKRPIEVLRAE